A stretch of Candidatus Woesearchaeota archaeon DNA encodes these proteins:
- a CDS encoding 50S ribosomal protein L11 methyltransferase, which translates to MVMTYRPSMSKSQLAVMLSKLHSFDLPNNQLEQYTTDPEIAATVLHLAAHFGDITGKSIVDLGCGTGMLGIGASILGAKKVVGIDIDEAALQQAAINKEKAGIPGSRIIFVHQDIKDIKIPLGMAQIDTIDTVIENPPFGIKKSHADRFFLMKAMELAPVIYTFHSLASQGFIEALSKDHNYNITHQWAFDFPLKATYAYHQRRIHRIKVGCWRLEKIDKP; encoded by the coding sequence ATGGTTATGACTTATAGACCAAGCATGAGTAAATCCCAACTGGCAGTTATGCTCTCAAAGCTTCACAGCTTTGACCTGCCAAATAATCAACTGGAACAATACACAACTGATCCAGAGATTGCTGCCACTGTCCTCCACCTTGCAGCCCATTTTGGAGATATCACGGGAAAGAGCATCGTTGATTTGGGTTGTGGGACAGGTATGTTAGGCATAGGAGCAAGCATCTTAGGAGCAAAAAAAGTAGTGGGGATTGATATTGATGAGGCTGCACTTCAGCAGGCAGCAATAAACAAGGAAAAGGCTGGTATTCCTGGTTCACGGATCATCTTCGTGCACCAAGATATCAAGGATATCAAAATCCCTCTGGGTATGGCGCAGATAGATACGATAGACACGGTTATTGAAAACCCTCCTTTTGGTATTAAAAAATCACATGCAGATCGTTTTTTTTTAATGAAAGCAATGGAACTTGCTCCAGTTATTTACACGTTTCATAGCCTTGCCAGCCAAGGATTTATTGAAGCCCTGAGTAAAGATCACAACTACAACATAACCCATCAGTGGGCATTTGATTTTCCTCTGAAAGCAACCTATGCTTATCATCAGCGAAGAATCCATCGCATTAAGGTAGGGTGTTGGAGATTAGAGAAGATAGACAAGCCATAG
- a CDS encoding DNA-directed RNA polymerase subunit L gives MEMRILEDNKKRLVFELKGVQHTFMNSLKQELRNDEHVTVTSYNISHQLVSEPLCILETDGKDPRTTLVDAAKHLQKANEKFEKAVAKDLKK, from the coding sequence ATGGAAATGCGTATTCTCGAGGATAATAAGAAGCGATTGGTGTTTGAATTAAAAGGAGTACAGCATACATTTATGAACTCCTTGAAACAAGAGCTTCGAAATGACGAGCACGTAACCGTTACTAGTTATAACATTTCTCATCAATTGGTAAGCGAACCGCTATGCATTCTTGAGACTGATGGCAAAGATCCGCGAACAACTCTCGTTGATGCTGCAAAACACTTACAAAAGGCAAACGAGAAGTTTGAAAAGGCAGTTGCAAAGGATCTCAAGAAGTAG
- a CDS encoding ABC transporter ATP-binding protein, which yields MAALLVDGLCKAYVSHGQQYQAVNDISFQIAEGEMFGLLGPNGAGKTTTINIIAGILKKDKGTIRILGKDPEHHHHVRTQMNICSAYFGLSDILSVNENLQIYARLYHVQKPQQKIDALLATFGMLHLRHKKTNTLSSGERTRLSLCKGLLNDPKLLLLDECTVGLDPDIAERTRNVIKEYQQKHKAAILFTSHYMYEVEALCDRIAFLINGKIIKIDTADKLKELIKMQQVEIYFLNADKNLKKLFQDKGIDVLFLNETTVRFDIHAKGTRLYALMNTLFKNGYKISDLRIKRPTLEDVFIKITRHAHDTAHPGKTSNAGDR from the coding sequence ATGGCAGCATTACTTGTTGACGGACTGTGTAAAGCATATGTATCTCATGGACAGCAGTACCAAGCAGTCAATGATATCTCTTTTCAGATTGCAGAGGGAGAGATGTTTGGTTTGCTCGGGCCAAATGGGGCAGGAAAGACAACAACAATCAATATCATTGCAGGCATCTTAAAAAAGGATAAGGGAACAATCCGTATTCTTGGAAAGGATCCTGAACATCACCATCATGTCAGAACTCAGATGAATATCTGTTCTGCTTATTTTGGACTTTCTGATATTCTCAGTGTTAATGAAAATCTCCAAATCTATGCACGTTTATACCATGTGCAGAAACCTCAGCAAAAGATTGATGCATTACTCGCTACCTTTGGCATGCTTCATTTACGGCATAAGAAAACAAACACCTTAAGTAGTGGTGAGCGTACACGGCTTTCGCTCTGCAAAGGACTCCTCAACGATCCTAAACTTCTCCTTCTCGATGAATGTACGGTTGGCTTAGACCCTGATATTGCAGAAAGGACAAGAAATGTCATTAAAGAATACCAACAAAAACACAAAGCAGCAATTCTTTTTACCTCGCACTATATGTATGAAGTTGAAGCGCTTTGCGATCGTATTGCATTTCTCATCAACGGTAAAATTATCAAAATTGATACTGCAGATAAGCTAAAAGAGCTCATTAAAATGCAACAGGTCGAGATCTACTTTCTGAATGCAGATAAAAATCTCAAGAAACTCTTTCAAGACAAAGGTATTGATGTTTTGTTCCTTAATGAAACAACGGTACGCTTTGATATTCATGCGAAGGGAACACGACTCTATGCATTAATGAACACTCTTTTTAAGAATGGGTATAAGATCAGTGATCTGCGTATTAAACGTCCGACACTTGAGGACGTGTTCATTAAAATTACGCGTCATGCTCATGATACTGCTCATCCTGGCAAAACGAGTAATGCAGGTGATCGTTGA
- a CDS encoding DUF4046 domain-containing protein, producing the protein MTRPFNFPKEKQQCVFCGRKRVSINRQRLLVCPYHIRSLKKYSQYEVIKIYEEILAGHRKQFPLGFWKFDGKRHAKILIRYLIEEKLRLKNIERFPSWFTRFFLQEYKLLSMLHVGFHSLHAVINNAYPGRFKPWQMAYISENYWKQQKHRIEAVHWLIHERLHIRRLGDVPKNLTSASFYEHNLGGILDNFHKRWYFDAIEEAYPGRFHPWEFRWAPKRYWEGEQGKRHVREATKWLIEEKLKIPISQIPTTITTRFLRKHRLTRVLVACNNSPAVVIENAYPGRFKPEEFRRRRKNR; encoded by the coding sequence ATGACCCGACCCTTTAATTTCCCGAAAGAAAAACAACAATGTGTCTTCTGTGGAAGGAAAAGAGTAAGTATTAACAGACAACGTCTCCTTGTTTGTCCCTATCATATCCGTTCACTAAAGAAGTACTCTCAGTATGAAGTCATTAAGATCTATGAAGAAATTCTGGCTGGCCATCGTAAACAATTCCCTTTAGGTTTTTGGAAATTTGATGGGAAACGCCATGCGAAAATATTGATTCGGTATTTGATTGAGGAGAAATTACGATTGAAAAACATAGAGCGATTTCCCTCATGGTTTACTCGCTTTTTCCTACAAGAATATAAGTTGCTTAGTATGCTCCATGTTGGTTTTCATTCATTGCATGCTGTTATTAATAATGCCTATCCTGGTCGGTTTAAACCGTGGCAGATGGCCTATATTTCAGAAAACTATTGGAAACAACAAAAGCATCGCATAGAGGCTGTCCATTGGCTGATCCATGAACGGTTACATATCCGCCGTCTTGGAGACGTGCCGAAAAACCTGACGTCCGCCTCCTTTTATGAACATAATTTAGGAGGAATCCTCGATAACTTCCACAAGAGGTGGTATTTTGATGCAATCGAAGAAGCATATCCTGGACGATTTCATCCATGGGAATTTAGATGGGCTCCCAAAAGATATTGGGAAGGAGAACAAGGGAAACGTCATGTACGAGAAGCAACGAAATGGCTCATTGAAGAGAAATTAAAGATCCCCATCTCTCAAATACCCACAACCATAACAACACGATTTCTCAGAAAACATCGGCTAACAAGGGTACTTGTTGCTTGCAATAATTCTCCTGCTGTAGTTATAGAGAATGCCTACCCCGGTAGATTTAAGCCTGAGGAGTTCAGACGAAGAAGAAAAAACAGATAG
- a CDS encoding ABC transporter permease, with amino-acid sequence MKWYRIKALLLKYWYLTKNRLDRLFDVIYWPLIDVFIWGFAIYFIESISEVSVLSMIMGGIILWVFIWRACQDLVVYVLEDFWSRNVYNLFTSPITSMELVASLMIFSLLRAAATFLIMWILTAVVYAFDITTLGLLPFVVSIPVLVLFGWVLGIFITALIFIFGKSIQVFAWSIVWVIQPFSCVFYPLAALPEWAQSIAILFPTTHVFENLRQSITTGTMNWPSIGYAYVVSVILLVLVSLFFQYALERAKKTGLLCRYE; translated from the coding sequence ATGAAATGGTATCGCATTAAAGCATTACTTTTAAAGTACTGGTACCTTACAAAAAACAGGCTAGACCGTCTTTTTGATGTTATCTACTGGCCATTAATCGATGTCTTTATCTGGGGATTTGCGATTTATTTTATTGAGTCGATCAGTGAGGTAAGTGTGCTGAGCATGATCATGGGAGGCATTATTCTCTGGGTTTTTATCTGGCGGGCGTGCCAGGATTTAGTTGTTTATGTCCTTGAGGATTTTTGGTCACGAAATGTGTATAACTTATTCACCTCTCCCATAACAAGTATGGAGCTTGTTGCATCGCTCATGATTTTCAGTCTGCTCCGAGCAGCAGCAACTTTTCTGATTATGTGGATTCTAACGGCAGTCGTCTATGCCTTTGATATTACAACACTTGGCCTATTACCCTTTGTTGTTTCCATTCCTGTTCTTGTACTTTTCGGATGGGTTCTTGGCATATTTATCACTGCACTTATTTTTATTTTTGGAAAAAGTATCCAGGTTTTTGCATGGAGTATCGTCTGGGTTATCCAGCCATTCAGCTGTGTTTTCTATCCTTTAGCAGCGCTTCCTGAATGGGCACAGAGCATTGCTATCCTCTTTCCAACAACGCATGTTTTCGAGAATCTTCGTCAATCCATTACGACTGGAACAATGAACTGGCCAAGTATTGGATATGCTTATGTTGTTAGTGTCATACTCCTTGTTCTTGTCAGCCTCTTTTTCCAGTATGCACTAGAACGAGCCAAAAAAACAGGATTACTCTGTCGGTATGAGTAA